DNA from Desulfuromonas sp. AOP6:
TCGGGTTAAAGGCAGGCTGAAGAGTGTTTTTGAGAGTGGGTTGCCTTCGACCATCTTGATGATGCGGTCATAGAAAAGGCGATAGACGGCGGGAACCCCAAGGAAAAAGGTGGGTTTGACCTCCGAGAGATTTTCACCAAGTTTTTTGAGGGACTCCGCGAAGGAGATCTTACCACCAACGGAGAGAGGCAACAGCACACCACAAACTTGTTCGAAAACATGATTGATCGGTAAAAAAGAGAGCGTGTGGATGGAGCTGTCAAGGGCAAAAGCAGTCTGCAGAGAAAGGATATTCGACACCATGTTGCCATGACTGAGCATTGCCCCCTTGGAGCGCCCGGTCGTACCGGACGTATACAGAATGACGGCGGTATCTTCAGCCTGGCGAGGCGAGGGCTCGGGAGGTGCGTCCACAAGCAGTTCATCAAAGGTGAGCAGTTTCCCTTTTTTGAGAAGGTGCTGCTTGATATGGCTCAGTGGCGAAAAAATATCAATTTTTGATGAGGGTTTATTCTCTTCAGCAGGAATGTTGGTCAGCGCCTGGTGGGCACGGTTGGCCAGCGCCTCAAGCGCAGCCTTCTTGTCACTGGGAAGATTAAACTCATCGGACAGTTTCCTCCATTCCTGCACAAGTGCGTCCACCGCTACCAGGACATCCCGGTTGGGCAGGAACTTGTCAGCGCTGGCATCGATGAGGACGATCTGCTCCAGGTGGGGAAGATCCAGTTTCAGGTCGAGAAGCATGTCAAGATACGTCTGGGAAGTGAAGATCAGCTTCGCCTCACAGTCGGATAGGATGTGCTTTAATTCGGAGGATTTCAGTTCTTTGTCTACTGGAACGGCGACCCCGCCAGCCTTGAGGATTCCCAGGTAAGAACAGACCCACTGAGGGGATGAAGGTGCCAGTAGCGCGGCATGAAAACCTGGTTTCATGCCGCTTTTCTGCAAACCTGAAGCTACCTGGTTACCAAAATCCAGGAACTGGGCATGGGTTGTTTCCTGCCAGGTTCCAGCCACCTTGTGACGCAGGGCGACATTTTTGAAATATTTTCGGCAACTGTAGTCGAGAAGAGAGTTGACTGTATCCACAAAAAACTCCTTTTTGTCGCGCCTATTGAAAGAAATTTCAGCATTTG
Protein-coding regions in this window:
- a CDS encoding AMP-binding protein gives rise to the protein MDTVNSLLDYSCRKYFKNVALRHKVAGTWQETTHAQFLDFGNQVASGLQKSGMKPGFHAALLAPSSPQWVCSYLGILKAGGVAVPVDKELKSSELKHILSDCEAKLIFTSQTYLDMLLDLKLDLPHLEQIVLIDASADKFLPNRDVLVAVDALVQEWRKLSDEFNLPSDKKAALEALANRAHQALTNIPAEENKPSSKIDIFSPLSHIKQHLLKKGKLLTFDELLVDAPPEPSPRQAEDTAVILYTSGTTGRSKGAMLSHGNMVSNILSLQTAFALDSSIHTLSFLPINHVFEQVCGVLLPLSVGGKISFAESLKKLGENLSEVKPTFFLGVPAVYRLFYDRIIKMVEGNPLSKTLFSLPLTRNVVASKVRARLGGNTIFVSGGAALDPTIAQGFKNLGIQIYQGYGITETSPVISLESPGKTQIGTVGLPLQGVDVKIHQPNDEGVGEIVVRGPNVMKGYFKNPSATDEVLQDGWYATGDLGRIDENGYLSICGRVKNLIVTPNGKNVYPEEVENELLQSPYIAEVMVYGHKVDANAEEIHASIFPDQEAVDNYAREKGISPMSTEQVEKLIRTEVLESGKRLADYKRVKKFTLREDEFPKTTTRKIKRFAVEAQIAATE